One window of the Eucalyptus grandis isolate ANBG69807.140 chromosome 6, ASM1654582v1, whole genome shotgun sequence genome contains the following:
- the LOC104434006 gene encoding uncharacterized protein LOC104434006 isoform X2, with protein sequence MREGGGRVRSRTPPRRRSGGRGFSPPRHRRRISPPSLRRRSRVRSPAPRHGEYSLSHRRRRGDYEEERKSHLTYGASYGDFASAHAQRDRSEERLNRAGESSLPFRGRQDYSPPRRQDVSQHLQSQTHSQFASGSDFCRAREDLRRTGVVFPEERRASLREGGLDEANALGSGDRGEHLKTTMRLDEGSSYGNSTLTKFQWNHLLEEEQESFGISRDTVVPHIRSRGADYLTNAYRTDSQIFYQGKEVLDKRMVHKPAFLDDNVKARTFPGHLGLSVRPSDRYRYTDGNHAEPLAKSGLDDPISNAKLPGIESSSVGEIGKSSLNGDSANAMSTTWTRTYSTLPVQVPDDNTLPSPYKSLTKTYSPLPVRLEHDNTLPSSHKSGHPLPPEGFSWSHGTGNHDSFAEMPPLRSSTGSEYPLKDLLCYNRTLYVPGQDPVRVNKHFEGQRKERSDVDNLPDKSFYEEMDNIRETYGLDDSSKASLMYLVEDKQGGYEIPQEDCLTESWKLDHPDYPTEALYMRGREECFGPASSHRQYRKETYLDSKSLQLGGDDAFGNSDDLWVYRDGLKNMQLPELNDGLHKRDWSPQHRFLVEETGAIGQSERSLKREDSMDFGTRSHYLEGDFYRNQNASQKIWEPHYGNEDWSDEDSHLYDNFQPQTTKRTFKADTYESGVCDDYLSCEHLPVRLQGRLSKPIKLKSRDIHKRLGPPQKTWSSIPWTKRHFHRRNPNDHESHIVEGGNCMETRVALSEDEAAYAKAEPPEDSKEFKQLVNDAFLKYFKFLNETSTQRRKYTDQRGSGPLKCGVCGSNSKEFGNTVALVMHAVMSKNVGCRVEHLGFHKALCVLLGWDSAPATNGPWAWKMLPPSQASSLREDLIIWPPVVVIHNSSIANASSGDRVIISIEDLQTVLPEMGFAVAIKKVSRGKPANQSIMVVCYQPTLSGLLEAERLHQYFAEIKHGRAELEQRSCPSSRGSSQRTGSSVANKVASILYGYFGIAEDLDKLEFETKKRSVVRSKREMQHFVDAALENR encoded by the exons ATGCGTGAAGGCGGCGGTCGCGTCAGGTCCCGGACTCCTCCTCGCCGGAGGAGTGGTGGCCGCGGATTCTCGCCTCCTAGGCACCGACGGCGAATCTCGCCGCCAAGCCTCCGCAGGCGTTCGCGCGTGCGTTCTCCGGCACCGCGCCATGGGGAGTATTCTCTATCTCATCGGCGTCGTCGCGGTGAttatgaagaagaaaggaaatcgCATTTGACATATGGCGCAAGTTATGGGGATTTCGCTTCAGCGCATGCTCAGAGAGACAGGTCGGAGGAGCGGTTGAACAGAGCCGGTGAGTCATCCCTGCCTTTTCGTGGCCGCCAGGATTATTCACCGCCTCGGCGCCAGGATGTCTCGCAGCACTTGCAGTCACAGACACATTCTCAGTTTGCGTCAGGCTCAGATTTCTGTCGTGCTCGTGAAGATCTGAGGAGGACAGGTGTAGTCTTTCCTGAAGAAAGACGTGCAAGTTTGCGTGAAGGAGGATTAGACGAGGCTAATGCATTAGGAAGTGGAGATAGGGGTGAGCACCTCAAAACAACTATGCGGTTGGATGAGGGTTCGTCATATGGAAATTCCACTCTGACAAAGTTTCAGTGGAATCATTTATTGGAAGAGGAGCAAGAAAGCTTCGGTATCAGTAGGGACACGGTTGTTCCACACATTAGGAGCAGGGGTGCTGATTACCTTACCAATGCTTATAGAACTGATAGTCAAATATTTTACCAGGGCAAGGAGGTTTTGGATAAGAGGATGGTTCACAAACCTGCTTTCCTTGATGATAATGTAAAGGCTAGGACTTTTCCAGGACATCTTGGTTTAAGTGTGAGACCGAGTGATAGATACCGGTACACTGATGGTAACCATGCAGAGCCATTGGCTAAATCGGGTTTGGATGACCCAATATCCAATGCTAAGCTTCCAGGAATAGAGTCATCTAGTGTAGGTGAGATAGGCAAGTCCAGCTTGAACGGTGATTCAGCTAATGCAATGTCGACTACTTGGACAAGAACATATTCAACTTTGCCCGTACAAGTTCCAGATGACAACACTCTACCTTCTCCTTATAAGAGTTTGACAAAAACATATTCTCCTTTGCCTGTACGTCTGGAACACGATAACACTCTACCTTCTTCTCATAAAAGTGGCCATCCATTGCCTCCAGAAGGATTTAGCTGGAGTCATGGGACTGGTAACCATGACTCATTTGCTGAAATGCCTCCTCTCCGGTCATCTACAGGGTCTGAATATCCTTTGAAGGACTTGTTATGCTATAACCGGACTCTATATGTTCCAGGGCAGGATCCTGTTAGAGTTAACAAGCACTTTGAAGGGCAAAGGAAGGAGAGGAGTGATGTAGACAATTTACCTGATAAATCGTTTTATGAAGAGATGGATAATATTAGAGAAACATATGGGCTGGATGATTCATCCAAAGCCAGTCTTATGTATCTTGTTGAGGATAAACAAGGCGGCTATGAAATACCTCAGGAGGATTGTTTAACAGAAAGCTGGAAGTTGGACCATCCTGATTATCCTACTGAAGCTTTATATATGAGAGGGCGTGAGGAATGCTTTGGTCCTGCAAGTAGTCATAGACAATATAGAAAAGAGACATATTTAGATAGCAAAAGCCTGCAATTGGGAGGAGACGATGCTTTTGGAAACAGTGACGATCTTTGGGTGTATAGAGATGGTTTGAAGAACATGCAGTTACCAGAACTTAATGATGGGTTGCACAAGAGAGACTGGAGCCCACAACATAGGTTTTTAGTTGAAGAGACGGGTGCTATAGGCCAGTCTGAAAGATCTCTTAAAAGGGAGGATAGTATGGATTTTGGAACGAGGAGTCATTACCTCGAAGGTGATTTTTACCGAAATCAGAATGCCAGCCAGAAGATCTGGGAACCTCATTATGGCAATGAAGACTGGAGTGATGAAGATAGTCACTTGTACGATAACTTCCAACCGCAGACAACCAAAAGGACATTTAAGGCAGATACTTATGAGAGTGGTGTTTGTGATGACTACTTGTCTTGTGAGCACCTCCCAGTACGTCTGCAAGGAAGACTGAGCAAGCCCATAAAGTTAAAATCTAGAGACATACATAAGAGGTTGGGGCCACCTCAAAAAACTTGGTCATCTATTCCTTGGACGAAAAGACATTTCCACAGGAGAAATCCTAATGATCATGAAAGTCACATTGTTGAAGGTGGCAATTGTATGGAAACACGAGTTGCTTTATCAGAGGATGAGGCGGCATATGCCAAGGCAGAGCCACCTGAGGACTCTAAAGAGTTTAAGCAGCTCGTGAACGATGCCTTTCTGAAGTATTTCAAGTTTCTTAATGAAACTTCAACCCAACGTAGAAAGTACACTGATCAGAGAGGATCTGGCCCGTTAAAATGTGGTGTTTGTGGCAG CAACTCAAAGGAGTTTGGCAACACAGTAGCTTTGGTCATGCATGCAGTCATGTCCAAAAATGTTGGCTGTCGCGTGGAGCACCTGGGATTTCACAAAGCACTGTGTGTGCTGCTGGGATGGGATAGTGCACCAGCAACTAATGGTCCCTGGGCCTGGAAAATGCTTCCTCCTTCTCAAGCCTCTTCCTTGCGAGAGGACCTCATCATATGGCCGCCAGTAGTTGTCATTCACAACAGTTCCATAGCAAATGCTTCTTCAGGAGATAGGGTGATCATCAGCATCGAAGATCTGCAGACTGTTCTGCCAG AGATGGGATTTGCTGTTGCAATAAAGAAGGTCTCTCGGGGAAAGCCTGCAAATCAGAGTATCATGGTGGTATGTTACCAACCCACCTTGTCAGGTCTGCTGGAAGCTGAAAGGCTTCACCAGTATTTTGCTGAGATCAAGCATGGCAGAGCTGAGTTGGAGCAAAGGAGCTGTCCTAGCAGCAGGGGAAGCAGCCAAAGAACAGGATCGAGTGTAGCAAATAAAGTGGCCAGCATTCTATACGGCTACTTTGGAATTGCAGAGGACCTTGATAAGCTGGAGTTTGAGACCAAGAAGAGGAGCGTTGTCCGGAGCAAGAGGGAGATGCAGCACTTCGTTGATGCTGCACTCGAAAATCGATGA
- the LOC104434006 gene encoding uncharacterized protein LOC104434006 isoform X1 — MREGGGRVRSRTPPRRRSGGRGFSPPRHRRRISPPSLRRRSRVRSPAPRHGEYSLSHRRRRGDYEEERKSHLTYGASYGDFASAHAQRDRSEERLNRAGESSLPFRGRQDYSPPRRQDVSQHLQSQTHSQFASGSDFCRAREDLRRTGVVFPEERRASLREGGLDEANALGSGDRGEHLKTTMRLDEGSSYGNSTLTKFQWNHLLEEEQESFGISRDTVVPHIRSRGADYLTNAYRTDSQIFYQGKEVLDKRMVHKPAFLDDNVKARTFPGHLGLSVRPSDRYRYTDGNHAEPLAKSGLDDPISNAKLPGIESSSVGEIGKSSLNGDSANAMSTTWTRTYSTLPVQVPDDNTLPSPYKSLTKTYSPLPVRLEHDNTLPSSHKSGHPLPPEGFSWSHGTGNHDSFAEMPPLRSSTGSEYPLKDLLCYNRTLYVPGQDPVRVNKHFEGQRKERSDVDNLPDKSFYEEMDNIRETYGLDDSSKASLMYLVEDKQGGYEIPQEDCLTESWKLDHPDYPTEALYMRGREECFGPASSHRQYRKETYLDSKSLQLGGDDAFGNSDDLWVYRDGLKNMQLPELNDGLHKRDWSPQHRFLVEETGAIGQSERSLKREDSMDFGTRSHYLEGDFYRNQNASQKIWEPHYGNEDWSDEDSHLYDNFQPQTTKRTFKADTYESGVCDDYLSCEHLPVRLQGRLSKPIKLKSRDIHKRLGPPQKTWSSIPWTKRHFHRRNPNDHESHIVEGGNCMETRVALSEDEAAYAKAEPPEDSKEFKQLVNDAFLKYFKFLNETSTQRRKYTDQRGSGPLKCGVCGSNSKEFGNTVALVMHAVMSKNVGCRVEHLGFHKALCVLLGWDSAPATNGPWAWKMLPPSQASSLREDLIIWPPVVVIHNSSIANASSGDRVIISIEDLQTVLPVNFLICDQEMGFAVAIKKVSRGKPANQSIMVVCYQPTLSGLLEAERLHQYFAEIKHGRAELEQRSCPSSRGSSQRTGSSVANKVASILYGYFGIAEDLDKLEFETKKRSVVRSKREMQHFVDAALENR, encoded by the exons ATGCGTGAAGGCGGCGGTCGCGTCAGGTCCCGGACTCCTCCTCGCCGGAGGAGTGGTGGCCGCGGATTCTCGCCTCCTAGGCACCGACGGCGAATCTCGCCGCCAAGCCTCCGCAGGCGTTCGCGCGTGCGTTCTCCGGCACCGCGCCATGGGGAGTATTCTCTATCTCATCGGCGTCGTCGCGGTGAttatgaagaagaaaggaaatcgCATTTGACATATGGCGCAAGTTATGGGGATTTCGCTTCAGCGCATGCTCAGAGAGACAGGTCGGAGGAGCGGTTGAACAGAGCCGGTGAGTCATCCCTGCCTTTTCGTGGCCGCCAGGATTATTCACCGCCTCGGCGCCAGGATGTCTCGCAGCACTTGCAGTCACAGACACATTCTCAGTTTGCGTCAGGCTCAGATTTCTGTCGTGCTCGTGAAGATCTGAGGAGGACAGGTGTAGTCTTTCCTGAAGAAAGACGTGCAAGTTTGCGTGAAGGAGGATTAGACGAGGCTAATGCATTAGGAAGTGGAGATAGGGGTGAGCACCTCAAAACAACTATGCGGTTGGATGAGGGTTCGTCATATGGAAATTCCACTCTGACAAAGTTTCAGTGGAATCATTTATTGGAAGAGGAGCAAGAAAGCTTCGGTATCAGTAGGGACACGGTTGTTCCACACATTAGGAGCAGGGGTGCTGATTACCTTACCAATGCTTATAGAACTGATAGTCAAATATTTTACCAGGGCAAGGAGGTTTTGGATAAGAGGATGGTTCACAAACCTGCTTTCCTTGATGATAATGTAAAGGCTAGGACTTTTCCAGGACATCTTGGTTTAAGTGTGAGACCGAGTGATAGATACCGGTACACTGATGGTAACCATGCAGAGCCATTGGCTAAATCGGGTTTGGATGACCCAATATCCAATGCTAAGCTTCCAGGAATAGAGTCATCTAGTGTAGGTGAGATAGGCAAGTCCAGCTTGAACGGTGATTCAGCTAATGCAATGTCGACTACTTGGACAAGAACATATTCAACTTTGCCCGTACAAGTTCCAGATGACAACACTCTACCTTCTCCTTATAAGAGTTTGACAAAAACATATTCTCCTTTGCCTGTACGTCTGGAACACGATAACACTCTACCTTCTTCTCATAAAAGTGGCCATCCATTGCCTCCAGAAGGATTTAGCTGGAGTCATGGGACTGGTAACCATGACTCATTTGCTGAAATGCCTCCTCTCCGGTCATCTACAGGGTCTGAATATCCTTTGAAGGACTTGTTATGCTATAACCGGACTCTATATGTTCCAGGGCAGGATCCTGTTAGAGTTAACAAGCACTTTGAAGGGCAAAGGAAGGAGAGGAGTGATGTAGACAATTTACCTGATAAATCGTTTTATGAAGAGATGGATAATATTAGAGAAACATATGGGCTGGATGATTCATCCAAAGCCAGTCTTATGTATCTTGTTGAGGATAAACAAGGCGGCTATGAAATACCTCAGGAGGATTGTTTAACAGAAAGCTGGAAGTTGGACCATCCTGATTATCCTACTGAAGCTTTATATATGAGAGGGCGTGAGGAATGCTTTGGTCCTGCAAGTAGTCATAGACAATATAGAAAAGAGACATATTTAGATAGCAAAAGCCTGCAATTGGGAGGAGACGATGCTTTTGGAAACAGTGACGATCTTTGGGTGTATAGAGATGGTTTGAAGAACATGCAGTTACCAGAACTTAATGATGGGTTGCACAAGAGAGACTGGAGCCCACAACATAGGTTTTTAGTTGAAGAGACGGGTGCTATAGGCCAGTCTGAAAGATCTCTTAAAAGGGAGGATAGTATGGATTTTGGAACGAGGAGTCATTACCTCGAAGGTGATTTTTACCGAAATCAGAATGCCAGCCAGAAGATCTGGGAACCTCATTATGGCAATGAAGACTGGAGTGATGAAGATAGTCACTTGTACGATAACTTCCAACCGCAGACAACCAAAAGGACATTTAAGGCAGATACTTATGAGAGTGGTGTTTGTGATGACTACTTGTCTTGTGAGCACCTCCCAGTACGTCTGCAAGGAAGACTGAGCAAGCCCATAAAGTTAAAATCTAGAGACATACATAAGAGGTTGGGGCCACCTCAAAAAACTTGGTCATCTATTCCTTGGACGAAAAGACATTTCCACAGGAGAAATCCTAATGATCATGAAAGTCACATTGTTGAAGGTGGCAATTGTATGGAAACACGAGTTGCTTTATCAGAGGATGAGGCGGCATATGCCAAGGCAGAGCCACCTGAGGACTCTAAAGAGTTTAAGCAGCTCGTGAACGATGCCTTTCTGAAGTATTTCAAGTTTCTTAATGAAACTTCAACCCAACGTAGAAAGTACACTGATCAGAGAGGATCTGGCCCGTTAAAATGTGGTGTTTGTGGCAG CAACTCAAAGGAGTTTGGCAACACAGTAGCTTTGGTCATGCATGCAGTCATGTCCAAAAATGTTGGCTGTCGCGTGGAGCACCTGGGATTTCACAAAGCACTGTGTGTGCTGCTGGGATGGGATAGTGCACCAGCAACTAATGGTCCCTGGGCCTGGAAAATGCTTCCTCCTTCTCAAGCCTCTTCCTTGCGAGAGGACCTCATCATATGGCCGCCAGTAGTTGTCATTCACAACAGTTCCATAGCAAATGCTTCTTCAGGAGATAGGGTGATCATCAGCATCGAAGATCTGCAGACTGTTCTGCCAG ttaactttttaatttgtgaTCAAGAGATGGGATTTGCTGTTGCAATAAAGAAGGTCTCTCGGGGAAAGCCTGCAAATCAGAGTATCATGGTGGTATGTTACCAACCCACCTTGTCAGGTCTGCTGGAAGCTGAAAGGCTTCACCAGTATTTTGCTGAGATCAAGCATGGCAGAGCTGAGTTGGAGCAAAGGAGCTGTCCTAGCAGCAGGGGAAGCAGCCAAAGAACAGGATCGAGTGTAGCAAATAAAGTGGCCAGCATTCTATACGGCTACTTTGGAATTGCAGAGGACCTTGATAAGCTGGAGTTTGAGACCAAGAAGAGGAGCGTTGTCCGGAGCAAGAGGGAGATGCAGCACTTCGTTGATGCTGCACTCGAAAATCGATGA
- the LOC104434009 gene encoding uncharacterized protein LOC104434009 — translation MTPQRQILEQQQQQQLQMQRVRNSGFLSFSESPIKDENDEVSRSALAAFRSKEEEIERRKTEVKEKVQNQLGRVEEASKRLAEILDELEALTDPMRKEVGIVRKKIDIVNRELKPLGLGCQKKEREYREVLEAFNEKSKEKAQLVAKLTELVSESERSRMKKLEELSKNVETLR, via the exons ATGACGCCACAGAGACAAATACtcgagcagcagcagcagcagcaattaCAGATGCAAAGAGTGAGGAACTCAGGATTTCTCAGCTTCAGTGAGAGCCCCATCAAAGACGAGAATGACGAGGTGTCAAGATCGGCTCTTGCTGCATTCAGGTCaaaggaagaggagattgagAGGAGGAAGACAGAGGTCAAGGAAAAAGTGCAAAATCAGTTGGGCCGTGTTGAGGAAGCCAGCAAGCGGTTGGCCGAGATTCTAGAT GAGCTAGAAGCTCTTACAGATCCAATGAGAAAGGAGGTCGGCATTGTGCGCAAGAAGATAGACATTGTTAACCGAGAATTAAAGCCACTGGGACTGGGCTGCCAGAAGAAG GAGAGAGAATACAGAGAAGTGTTAGAGGCATTCAATGAGAAGAGTAAAGAAAAGGCTCAGCTGGTTGCCAAACTGACGGAG CTGGTAAGCGAGAGCGAGAGGTCGAGAATGAAGAAGCTGGAGGAGCTGAGCAAAAATGTAGAAACCCTACGCTAG